A genome region from Anopheles stephensi strain Indian chromosome 2, UCI_ANSTEP_V1.0, whole genome shotgun sequence includes the following:
- the LOC118507778 gene encoding homeotic protein proboscipedia isoform X2, producing the protein MQEVCSSIEHMGAQIKSESPAIGSLQAGAAVVVGSETDIINPQQVSLTATQQQQAIIASGGPQLVGRKQAICDKPPRAAAQLPVAVSVEGLGSQPATQQQQQPHPDTSYWMQNESGFINSQPSMAEFLTHIDSESPKLIAQGYSMGPSDSMESVPEYPWMKEKKTSRKATAQAEFVAENGLPRRLRTAYTNTQLLELEKEFHFNKYLCRPRRIEIAASLDLTERQVKVWFQNRRMKHKRQTLSKTDDDESGKDDLKDSNSKKSCQGCELPSDDIPDSTSSSRGMNNSTPNAAMTPNSTVEIGTPTGGGGVSGGVTNTVSADSSVASTGSLDEEDEIHAKVKKKSDGQAIKKESVSSTKIIHSNSFKSFDASGYSKDSGPVLGPSSVPIPVPHSPVSTSAISPSSNSNSNNNNNNSNNNNLQPYYNHPSPYGIVKNKLPHGPIVSHESEGSPTNTGSSASGGMYFSSKPQEYFGKTDSGVHYQPPYQHYQKTIVPPGAAYGGPQHALNESYPNAQKLEFNPPLGLKSFGNKALVQDPSAKLSHTQQQQQQQQLNDTPFHAQTQPYYNSCDTGLNNVGQYGPSGQQYYPNDYDPQHEFGAGSGYYDSAKAGAVGQGHYYDGMGSFHHGTLAANSNMDYQGNGPYTGLGAAVPGAMGNESCETFAFHQASPVASAYYEQQQQQQHHLQQQQHQHQHHPQQHHHQHPFQHQQNSQQLHPFHHQQQTLPTHPAGVGINSAAVVRTTTQIANHHEIAAGELCAFNGCPPAGSTGAAAQTKPAAMVSLDNSNSSDFNFLSNLANDFAPEYYQLS; encoded by the exons ATGCAAGAAGTTTGCAGTTCCATCGAACACATGGGCGCACAAATCAAATCAGAATCTCCGGCGATCGGCTCGCTTCAGGCTGGTGCAGCGGTAGTAGTGGGGAGTGAAACCGACATTATCAATCCGCAGCAAGTTTCCCTTACCGCTacccaacagcaacaagcaATCATCGCTAGCGGAGGACCCCAGCTGGTCGGTCGAAAACAAGCGATCTGTGATAAACCACCGCGAGCTGCGGCTCAATTGCCCGTTGCAGTGTCCGTTGAGGGTCTCGGTTCGCAACCTGctacacaacagcagcagcaacctcaTCCAGATACATCTTACTGGATGCAGAACGAAAGTGGCTTTATCAACTCACAACCCTCAATGGCTGAATTTTTGACACATATCGACAGCGAGAGCCCGAAGCTCATCGCGCAGGGTTACTCGATGGGTCCCAGTGATAGTATGGAATCCGTACCGGAATATCCCTggatgaaagagaaaaaaacgtcCCGGAAAGCTACAGCACAAG CCGAATTTGTTGCCGAAAATGGTTTACCACGACGGTTGCGTACGGCGTACACAAACACGCAGCTCTTGGAGCTCGAGAAGGAGTTTCACTTCAATAAATACCTTTGCCGGCCACGAAGAATTGAAATTGCTGCTAGTCTCGATCTAACTGAAAGACAG GTAAAAGTATGGTTTCAAAATCGACGCATGAAGCATAAACGGCAAACACTCTCCaaaactgatgatgatgaatcgGGAAAGGACGATCTCAAGG ATTCCAATTCCAAAAAATCTTGCCAAGGATGTGAACTGCCTTCGGATGACATACCGGACTCGACTTCCAGCTCTCGGGGGATGAACAATAGTACGCCCAACGCCG CCATGACACCGAATTCCACCGTGGAAATAGGCACACCGACGGGCGGTGGCGGAGTCTCTGGTGGCGTAACCAACACGGTCAGCGCCGATTCCAGTGTTGCCTCCACGGGAAGCCTCGACGAGGAGGATGAAATACATGCCAAAGTGAAGAAGAAATCCGAC GGTCAGGCAATCAAAAAGGAGTCGGTCAGCTCTACGAAAATTATTCACAGTAACTCATTCAAAAGCTTCGACGCTTCTGGCTATTCCAAGGATAGTGGCCCGGTATTGGGTCCCTCGTCCGTGCCGATACCCGTCCCGCACAGCCCCGTCTCCACTTCGGCCATCTCACCGAGCAGCAACAGTAATagcaacaataacaataacaatagtaacaacaacaatctgCAGCCGTACTACAATCATCCCAGTCCGTACGGCATAGTGAAGAATAAGCTACCACATGGACCAATTGTGAGCCACGAGAGTGAAGGATCACCTACCAATACCGGATCATCGGCGAGTGGCGGAATGTACTTCAGCAGCAAACCGCAGGAATACTTCGGTAAGACCGATTCGGGCGTGCACTATCAACCACCGTATCAACACTACCAGAAAACGATCGTACCGCCTGGGGCAGCATACGGTGGCCCACAGCATGCGCTAAATGAAAGTTATCCCAATGCACAAAAACTAGAATTCAATCCTCCTTTGGGCCTGAAGAGTTTTGGCAATAAGGCTTTGGTGCAAGATCCTTCCGCAAAGCTGTCGCatacacagcagcaacagcagcagcagcaactaaACGATACACCGTTCCACGCGCAGACCCAACCGTACTACAACAGTTGCGATACAGGCCTTAACAACGTCGGACAGTACGGTCCGAGCGGACAGCAGTACTATCCAAACGATTACGATCCTCAGCACGAGTTTGGCGCAGGCTCTGGCTACTACGATTCAGCGAAGGCAGGTGCAGTAGGACAGGGCCACTACTACGATGGAATGGGCTCGTTTCATCATGGTACACTAGCTGCCAACAGCAACATGGACTATCAAGGCAATGGCCCGTACACTGGCCTCGGTGCCGCAGTGCCAGGAGCCATGGGAAATGAATCCTGCGAAACCTTTGCCTTCCATCAAGCATCTCCCGTAGCTAGCGCATAttacgaacaacaacaacaacaacagcatcatcttcaacaacaacagcatcagcatcagcaccatccccagcaacaccatcaccagcatccTTTTCAGCATCAGCAAAACAGTCAGCAACTGCATCCGTTCCATCATCAACAGCAAACGCTTCCGACCCATCCTGCCGGAGTCGGCATAAACAGTGCTGCTGTAGTCAGGACAACAACCCAGATTGCTAATCACCACGAAATTGCCGCCGGCGAACTCTGCGCGTTTAACGGTTGTCCGCCAGCTGGCAGCACCGGTGCGGCTGCACAAACGAAACCAGCCGCCATGGTTAGTCTGGACAATTCCAATTCATCCGACTTCAATTTCCTTAGCAATTTGGCTAATGATTTCGCCCCAGAATATTATCAGCTTAGCTAA
- the LOC118507778 gene encoding homeotic protein proboscipedia isoform X1, producing MQEVCSSIEHMGAQIKSESPAIGSLQAGAAVVVGSETDIINPQQVSLTATQQQQAIIASGGPQLVGRKQAICDKPPRAAAQLPVAVSVEGLGSQPATQQQQQPHPDTSYWMQNESGFINSQPSMAEFLTHIDSESPKLIAQGYSMGPSDSMESVPEYPWMKEKKTSRKATAQAEFVAENGLPRRLRTAYTNTQLLELEKEFHFNKYLCRPRRIEIAASLDLTERQVKVWFQNRRMKHKRQTLSKTDDDESGKDDLKDSNSKKSCQGCELPSDDIPDSTSSSRGMNNSTPNAGKSPLRQAYHKSMKLMRIFPEHSSDTLPLAMTPNSTVEIGTPTGGGGVSGGVTNTVSADSSVASTGSLDEEDEIHAKVKKKSDGQAIKKESVSSTKIIHSNSFKSFDASGYSKDSGPVLGPSSVPIPVPHSPVSTSAISPSSNSNSNNNNNNSNNNNLQPYYNHPSPYGIVKNKLPHGPIVSHESEGSPTNTGSSASGGMYFSSKPQEYFGKTDSGVHYQPPYQHYQKTIVPPGAAYGGPQHALNESYPNAQKLEFNPPLGLKSFGNKALVQDPSAKLSHTQQQQQQQQLNDTPFHAQTQPYYNSCDTGLNNVGQYGPSGQQYYPNDYDPQHEFGAGSGYYDSAKAGAVGQGHYYDGMGSFHHGTLAANSNMDYQGNGPYTGLGAAVPGAMGNESCETFAFHQASPVASAYYEQQQQQQHHLQQQQHQHQHHPQQHHHQHPFQHQQNSQQLHPFHHQQQTLPTHPAGVGINSAAVVRTTTQIANHHEIAAGELCAFNGCPPAGSTGAAAQTKPAAMVSLDNSNSSDFNFLSNLANDFAPEYYQLS from the exons ATGCAAGAAGTTTGCAGTTCCATCGAACACATGGGCGCACAAATCAAATCAGAATCTCCGGCGATCGGCTCGCTTCAGGCTGGTGCAGCGGTAGTAGTGGGGAGTGAAACCGACATTATCAATCCGCAGCAAGTTTCCCTTACCGCTacccaacagcaacaagcaATCATCGCTAGCGGAGGACCCCAGCTGGTCGGTCGAAAACAAGCGATCTGTGATAAACCACCGCGAGCTGCGGCTCAATTGCCCGTTGCAGTGTCCGTTGAGGGTCTCGGTTCGCAACCTGctacacaacagcagcagcaacctcaTCCAGATACATCTTACTGGATGCAGAACGAAAGTGGCTTTATCAACTCACAACCCTCAATGGCTGAATTTTTGACACATATCGACAGCGAGAGCCCGAAGCTCATCGCGCAGGGTTACTCGATGGGTCCCAGTGATAGTATGGAATCCGTACCGGAATATCCCTggatgaaagagaaaaaaacgtcCCGGAAAGCTACAGCACAAG CCGAATTTGTTGCCGAAAATGGTTTACCACGACGGTTGCGTACGGCGTACACAAACACGCAGCTCTTGGAGCTCGAGAAGGAGTTTCACTTCAATAAATACCTTTGCCGGCCACGAAGAATTGAAATTGCTGCTAGTCTCGATCTAACTGAAAGACAG GTAAAAGTATGGTTTCAAAATCGACGCATGAAGCATAAACGGCAAACACTCTCCaaaactgatgatgatgaatcgGGAAAGGACGATCTCAAGG ATTCCAATTCCAAAAAATCTTGCCAAGGATGTGAACTGCCTTCGGATGACATACCGGACTCGACTTCCAGCTCTCGGGGGATGAACAATAGTACGCCCAACGCCGGTAAGTCGCCACTGCGCCAAGCGTACCACAAGTCAATGAAGTTGATGAGAATCTTCCCTGAACATTCGTCTGACACTCTGCCACTAGCCATGACACCGAATTCCACCGTGGAAATAGGCACACCGACGGGCGGTGGCGGAGTCTCTGGTGGCGTAACCAACACGGTCAGCGCCGATTCCAGTGTTGCCTCCACGGGAAGCCTCGACGAGGAGGATGAAATACATGCCAAAGTGAAGAAGAAATCCGAC GGTCAGGCAATCAAAAAGGAGTCGGTCAGCTCTACGAAAATTATTCACAGTAACTCATTCAAAAGCTTCGACGCTTCTGGCTATTCCAAGGATAGTGGCCCGGTATTGGGTCCCTCGTCCGTGCCGATACCCGTCCCGCACAGCCCCGTCTCCACTTCGGCCATCTCACCGAGCAGCAACAGTAATagcaacaataacaataacaatagtaacaacaacaatctgCAGCCGTACTACAATCATCCCAGTCCGTACGGCATAGTGAAGAATAAGCTACCACATGGACCAATTGTGAGCCACGAGAGTGAAGGATCACCTACCAATACCGGATCATCGGCGAGTGGCGGAATGTACTTCAGCAGCAAACCGCAGGAATACTTCGGTAAGACCGATTCGGGCGTGCACTATCAACCACCGTATCAACACTACCAGAAAACGATCGTACCGCCTGGGGCAGCATACGGTGGCCCACAGCATGCGCTAAATGAAAGTTATCCCAATGCACAAAAACTAGAATTCAATCCTCCTTTGGGCCTGAAGAGTTTTGGCAATAAGGCTTTGGTGCAAGATCCTTCCGCAAAGCTGTCGCatacacagcagcaacagcagcagcagcaactaaACGATACACCGTTCCACGCGCAGACCCAACCGTACTACAACAGTTGCGATACAGGCCTTAACAACGTCGGACAGTACGGTCCGAGCGGACAGCAGTACTATCCAAACGATTACGATCCTCAGCACGAGTTTGGCGCAGGCTCTGGCTACTACGATTCAGCGAAGGCAGGTGCAGTAGGACAGGGCCACTACTACGATGGAATGGGCTCGTTTCATCATGGTACACTAGCTGCCAACAGCAACATGGACTATCAAGGCAATGGCCCGTACACTGGCCTCGGTGCCGCAGTGCCAGGAGCCATGGGAAATGAATCCTGCGAAACCTTTGCCTTCCATCAAGCATCTCCCGTAGCTAGCGCATAttacgaacaacaacaacaacaacagcatcatcttcaacaacaacagcatcagcatcagcaccatccccagcaacaccatcaccagcatccTTTTCAGCATCAGCAAAACAGTCAGCAACTGCATCCGTTCCATCATCAACAGCAAACGCTTCCGACCCATCCTGCCGGAGTCGGCATAAACAGTGCTGCTGTAGTCAGGACAACAACCCAGATTGCTAATCACCACGAAATTGCCGCCGGCGAACTCTGCGCGTTTAACGGTTGTCCGCCAGCTGGCAGCACCGGTGCGGCTGCACAAACGAAACCAGCCGCCATGGTTAGTCTGGACAATTCCAATTCATCCGACTTCAATTTCCTTAGCAATTTGGCTAATGATTTCGCCCCAGAATATTATCAGCTTAGCTAA